In Luteipulveratus mongoliensis, the DNA window GGCCGCGCACACCTGCAGTCGCGCGACCTCGTCGGCGCGGACGACGTCGGCCAGCGCCATGGCCGCCTCGACGGCCATCCGGGTGGCCAGCGGTGCGTCGGGTGTCGTCGCGTGCAGGTGGTAGTCCCACTCATCGTGCTTGACCAGCTGTGGCAGCGCCTGCGCCTCGGCGAGCAGGCCGTTGACGATGCGGACGACGCCATGGACGTCCGTGCTCCAGACCTCACGCAGCCGTGGTCGCAACGCGCGAACCTGCGCCAGCTCGAGCTCGTCGTGCCGCCGCTCGCCGGTCCAGCCCCACTCATCCACAAGGGCATCGAGCGCGGCGACATCGGGCAGCTCCTCGACACTGCGCGGGCCGTCGGCCTGGGTGTTCACCAGGGCAGCCGCGTAGGCCAGAGCCACCTCGGTGTCATGGGCGAAAAGCATCTTGACTCCTGACCGTGCCCTCTCGTACCGTCATGAGCATAAAGCACTCATGGCCATTACAGGTTCGTTGGTGTCCAGCAACGTCCGAGGAGGTGGTCGCATGACCGACACCCAGCCCATCGCCGTACCCACCGGCCCCGCCGGGGCGACCAGTCCTCGTACGTCCCCGGGGCGCCTTGCGTTGACGCTCGCGCTGGTCTCGGCGGCCGCGTTCGGCACGTCGGGTCCCTTCGGGAAGGCGTTGTTCGAGGGTGGCTGGAGCCCCGCCGCTGCAGTGACCGCCAGGATCGGCATCGCCGCGTTGGTGCTGGCCATCCCGACCGCGTTGGAGCTGCGCGGGCGTTGGCACCTGCTGCGCAAGAACCTCGGTGTCGTGCTGATCTATGGCATGACGGGAGTCGCGGGATGTCAGCTGTTCTACTTCGTTGCAGTCGACCATCTCTCCGTTGGCGTCGCCCTCCTTCTTGAGTATCTCTCGCCCGTGCTGCTGGTGGGCTACGCGTGGGCGACGACTCGGCGCCGCCCCAGCCCCCTGACGATCGCCGGCGCCGGCTGTGCGCTGGCAGGTCTGGCGTTGGTACTCAACGTTTTTGGCGACGTATCGCTCAATCTGATCGGCGTGGCGTTCGGCCTGGCGGCGGCATTCTGCTCGGCCGCCTACTTCGTCGTCGCGTCTCACTCCCACGACGAGTCGCTCCCGCCGCTCGCTCTGGCCGGGGCAGGCATGGCCGCGGGCGTGCTGCCGCTGCTGGCCGTCGGGGCACTCGGACTGCTGCCGATGGACGCCTCGACCGAGGACGTACCGTTCGCCGGCCACCAGGTGAGCTTCCTGGTGCCACTGCTCGGGATCGCTGTGCTGGCAGCGGCTTTTGCGTACGTCACGGGCGTGCTGTCCGCTCGGATGCTCGGCTCGCGGCTCGCGTCGTTCCTCGCGTTGTCAGAGGTGCTCTTCGCGGTGCTGTTCGCGTGGTGGTTCCTGGGTGAGCTGCCCCTGCCCATCCAGCTCTCCGGCGGCGCGCTGATCATCATCGGCGTGCTCCTGGTCCGCGCGTCCGACGACACCGCCGCCGCCTGATCCGCGACTGACGGGTCAGATCTCAGCCCCCATGCCGCGTACGGCAGGATGTCGCCGAGCCATGGAAGGGGCGGCGTGCTGGCACTGACTGGCGTGATGGCTCTGTCAAGCGTCGTGCTATACGGGTGGCTCCGCCGCCTCCGCTACCGCACCGACGACGACGAAGCGACCAGACCGCCGCCACGGCACTGGTGGGTAGTCGTCGCCGTTCCGTTGGGGGCGGCGCTGCTGGCGCACCGGATGGACACCGATCAGCCCGTCGCTGCGACGTGGGTCTACGCGTCGACTCTGATCCCGTTGGCCGCGCTCGTTGCCATCGACGCAGACGTTCAACGTCTTCCTGATGTCATCACGCTGCCCCTGGTGGTCGCTGTGGTCTGCGCGCTGACCACGTGCTCGGCATCGGAAGACCGCTGGAGTTCGCTCACCCGTGCGGCCGTCTGCGGCGGCGGCTGGCTCATCGCCTTTGGAGCGTTGTGGTTCGTCGCCGGCGACCGGGGCGTCGGCCTGGGCGACGTCAAGCTCGCGCCAGCCCTCGGGCTGATGCTGGGCTGGCTGTCGTGGGCGGCTGCCGTCGTCGCGGTCTACGTGATGGTGCTGAGCGCCGCGGCGTACGCGATCACCCTGATCGCAACAGGCAGGGGCGGACGCGGCACGAGGTTCGCCTATGGGCCATTCATGGTGCTGGGTGCCGTGATCGGATTCCTGGTCGGCTGAACCCGATCACGGTCCCCTCAGCGCACGACCAGCGACTGGATCTCGTTGACCTGGACCGTCGTGGTCGCCTGCTTCGTGAAGTTGTTGAGCGGGCTCCAGGTCGAACCACCGTTGGTCGAGTACTCGACGTTCCAGTGCGCCGTGATGCCCGCCTGGTAGCGGTTGTCCGGCTGGCCGTGGGAGGAGTTCTCGTACTCGTACCAGCACGCGTTGGGCTTGGTCGCGCGAGTGTCGGCGGCGGTGACCTGGATGCCGGTCCCCGGACAGCTGATCGATTCGGCTGTCCCCTGTGGGCGAACAGTGATCTTGTCGACTCGAGCGCGGAGCGAGATCGGTCCGGCATCGACGGCGACCTCGCCGTCGGTCCCGTCGAAGAACGCCGCCGCCTGGTTGACCACGGGCGTGGCATCCGGAGACAGTCCCGCAACGGGCGAGGGGATGACCCCGCGCTTCTCCTGGCTGTCGACCAGACGCTTCTGGCGGATCGTCAGGATGGTCGGCCGCGGGTCGCCCTTCTTCGGCGTGTTGGGGAAGACGACGACGCCGTACGTGAACGACACGCCTTCGGGCTTGACCTTCAACGTCTTGGGGTCGATGCCCTTCAGGCACTTGTGCCAGTACCAGGTGTAGCCGCCCGGGCCCGCCACGCTCTGAACTCCCATGGCCTCCTGCTCGTCCGGACCCATCTCCGTGTCCCAGCAGCCCGGCAACGGATCCGGGCCGAGGAGGCCCTTGATCGTGATCGTGCCGCCACCCGAAACGGAGCCGCAGTCGACACCGAGATAGCTCGGACCGGAGATCACGTTGCACGATCCGATCGACCGCTGAACGGTCCCACCGAACAAGCCTGCCTGGCTCGCGGCGAGCCTCGCCTGGTCCTTCGCGCTCTTGTGAGCCACGCCTGGGCCGGGCGTCGGGCCGTCGAACGCGGCCGCGCTGGTCGTACCCGCCGCGCTCAGCACACCAACGAGCGCCACCGTCATCAGACTTCTTTTCACCATGGTCGTCCCTCCACGCGCACCTTGCTACAGGAAGCCTTCATCTCGCCCGCCGTGTCGACCTTCCACTCCCCGTCGACCTTCGACAGCTGGAAGTACATCGGCAGGATGGTCTTCTGCTCCGCAGGAACCCGAGTCTTCGGGTCAACCCCCCAGCCATGGGCCCACACACAGGTATCGACCCAGAGCTTGCCCTTGTGTGAGTGCACCTTGACCGGGGTCAAGGGTAGCGGCCCCGGATAGGACTCCTTGAGCTTGATGTCGTTGGAGACGAACTCAGCCGCCAAGGACTGACCCTGGGCACTCATCGTGTCGAGCCAGGGCTGGTACCGCACCTGCTTCGCATTGACCGCCTTGCCGTACTGCAGGGCGAAGGCTCGAACGGCCTTGACACGAGCGTCGGACTCCAGCGGTGACAACGGCGGCAGAGCGGGTCTGGCGACCGGGCTGCCGGTGCTGTCGGCGGGCGGGTTGCTCGTAGACGTCGCGCTCGGTTCGGTCGGGGCGGCCTCCGGAGTCGAGCTGCCGCTGGACTCCGAGCTGCACCCGGCGACGCTGATGGACAGCGCGACGACCAGTCCGGGCGTACGCCATCTCCTCATCGACCTCTGCACGGTGCTCTCCCCCTAGCGTCGTTCAAGGGCATGCGCCAATGACGCATGCCCTTGAACGTCCCCGTCTGTCAGATCCGCTCGTGCGAACCCGTCGACGCGGCAAGGTCGTTGTGCTGGTTCTTCACATCGCGCTCAGCGTCCCCCAGCGAGGTGTGCAGCTTGTCGAAGACCGGCTTGAACGTGTCCCACGCGCTGCGGAACTTGTCGGCGTTGGGGCCGTCCCACTTTGCGTTGTGGACCACGGTCTCGATGTCCTTCTTAAACTGCGGTGCATCCGCCGCACGCTTCTTGAGCGTGCTGTGCAGGTCCTGCAGGGTCTGGAGATCAGCTCCGACACTGGTCATCTTGGATTCCCTCCTGATCGATCACACTTCGCCTGCTCCCCAGGCAACGCGTCCGACCCTAACCGAGGCCGTTCACACGTGGGGAGTGCACTGGCCGAGAAACTTTGGGATGCCTGCCCACTGCGCCTGGCCGAGCAGTCCTAGCCGCCGAGGAGATCAACGGCGAACGCACCGTACGCACCGGCCTTCTCGCGGGGAGTGCTCGCCAACAGGCTGCTATCGATGGCCGAGCCCAGCACCGCAGCGACAGTGACGTCCAGGGGCGTCGCTGCAGTGCTCCAGCTGAGTCCCACTGCCGCGGACTTGTCCCGCAGAGCGGAGATCACCTTCGGCAACCTGACTCCGGCCAGGGCCTCACCGTCGAGGAGCTTGTCGCCCTCGTGCCACAGATCGATCGTGAGCTCGCCCTCGCGCCGGCCGCGCAGCACGGTCCATTCTCGATCGCGCCAACGCGCAACAACCGAACGCCGCTCGTGAGTTCGGCCTGACCGCAACGGGATTCGACTCCGGGTGATCAGAGTCGCGGTCCCCCTTCGAATCTCGACGCGATCTCCGAGCACGGTGATCTTCGGGAGAGATGTGCTCTCCCACAGTGCGCCTTCACAAGGCTCCAGGCCCGAGGTCGCGGCAACCAGTTCGCCATCCCACATATAGCGCTTGGCCCCTGGCATCTGCTCGTCGCCAACGGTCTGCTCCAGATCGTGTCCGGCAACGGCCCATCGTCGGATCGGCGTGCCGGCTGGAACACCGCCGACTTGCTCATGCCGGACATGCACCGATCCCTCGAGCAGGTTCTCCGCCGCGGCCAGCCCCGGAGAGCCGATCTCGTGCTGATCCATGCGGCGATGATCCCATGCAGGCTTCGCTGTGGCACGATCGCGAGTCGTGAAGGGGACCCTGTATCGCGAGTCTGCCGTCAGCCGTCGCGCCTGGATCGTGCTGGGTGCTGTCTGCGTCGTCGCCTACGTTGGCCTGGTGCTCGTCGTCGGCCACAGACCACTCGATCTGATCCTTGCCCTCGTCCTGATCGGGATGCTCGGCCTGATCGTCGCCAACCTGCTCTACAGCAAGAACCGTTACGGGAGTATCACCATCGCTGACGGCGTCCTGCGGGTGGGGCGCGAGCGGATACCGCTGGGTTCCATTGACCCGCAAAGCATCTCGGCCAACGACCCGCACTCCCCACAGCCGATCGAGCGCCTCGCGGACTCGGCGGGCGCGATCAAGCGGGCCGATGGAACGCTCCTGAATGAAGCCGGCCGGCTCGCCGGCGGCGCATGGGCGATACCGCTCGGGAGCGACTTCATCTCGCTGATCGTGAACGACGAGCGCGTCGCGGTCACGACCAATGATCGGGCAGGACTGCTGGCGGCTCTTCGCGAGGCGTCCGACGCCTAGCCGCTACTTCGTCGGCTGCTTGTGGCCGCTCTGCTTGCGCTTCTCGTCGAGCTCGTGATCGAGCGCTGTCTTCGCCTGCGAGCGGACCGTGCCCGCCTCCAGGCGAATCTGGGTTGCGGCGTTGGTCGCCGACCGGCGATACCCCGCCACTGCCGATCGGATGTCGGTCGCGTTGGGACACTCCCAGAGCGAGCTGGAGGCAGCGGTCGACGCCGCATCCATCGCCTTCTCGATCTTGTTCGCGAGCGCATCAAGGGCTCGAGCCTTCGCGTACAACGTCTCTGAGCTCATCTCGGCCCCCTAGAACCAGTTCGCCGGGTTGACCTTGGACTTCTTGATGTCATCGATCCGGTCCTTCCCCCAGTCACCGACTTCTCCGAGCTTCTTCTTGCCCCAGTCCACGGCCTCACCCATCTTTTCCTTGACCTCCGGCCAGTGCTCGACGAGGCGAGCACCGCCGTACACGAGGCCGGTGATCGCCACGGCACCGAGCGTGTAGGGGTTCGGCGCAACCATCGCTGCGGTCATCGAGGCGTTGAAGCCGACCTCGGCGAAATCGCCGATGACCTTCGCCTTGCCCTGGGTCCCGGAGTTCCAGTTGTCGTCGATCTTGTCCCAGTCGGTGACCAGACCGTGAATGCTGTCGGCGGTCGCAAGGGCTCCTCCGGCAACCCCGAGCACACGGAGACCGCCGGCTGCGCCGGCCATCTTGGTGAACCCACCGGCCCGCGCCATCGTGATCAGGTTGCCGGCATTGCGCCCGTAGGTCACCGTGGTGCCGTTGATGACACCTGTCCACGGCTTGCCGAAGATCACGTTGGTGACCTTCGCGCCCTTGACGAGGAGACTTCCACCCGACGTGCCGAGCGACCGCGTGATCCAGTCCTTGGCGGCCACGCCATAGCGAGACTCGAGGATCCTCGCGAACGCCGTGGGTTGTCCTGGCGGCCCATGTGGCTTGGTCTTGGCGGCCGCGGTGCTGTACCAGGACTCGAAGTCCGTCACCTTGGGCGCCACCATCAGACCGAGCTTCTGGGCGAGGTTGAACTTCCAGGATCCAGGAGCGAGGAACTGGATCTTGCCTCGCACGTAGTAGTCGTTGGCCGCGCCGAGCGCGGTCTGCATCGCGTTAGCGGCGCCCACGCGTCCCGTTTGAACCAGACGGTTCGTCGCGGGGTCGATCAGGTGCTTCGTCGCCATCCAGTTGAGCAGCGCGGGGCCGCCCTTGGTCATGATCTGGGTGAAGGCAGCCACCGAAGCGGCTCCGTAGGTCACCAGGTTGCGGAACTCGCCGATGCCGTGGAGCGCCGCCTGGATCTGAGCCTGCCGGTCCGGCGAACCGATAGCAGTCGCACCGGCTTTGGCGGTGATCCGCTCAAGATAGGAGCTGAAGTTCTCGTTGCCCGGATCCCACTGCCAGGACGTGTCGACCGTCCCGTCCTTCTTGTACTTCAGGACATCGGCGACGGACACCGCCGCCATCTGATCGGAGACCGGCATCGAGGCGGCAGCGATCTGCTGCACGAGAGCCTCGGGCAGCTTCATGCCTCCGAAGTCCAGCTTGCCCTCGGTGAGGCGCTGTACGAGGCCGACTCGGGCGCGCAGATCCGTGGCATTGGTCTGGGCCCAAGCAGGCGCACCGCGAAGGCCGCCAACCAGGTCTCCGACGCCGAGGCCGTTGGCCTCCGTCAACATGCCCGGGAGCTGCTTGTGGACTGTGTCCAGGGCAGCTGCGGTAGCAGCCAGGACTTCCTGGTCAACCTTGACCATCGGAGCCCTCCGGCACGGTGATGGAGGCGCGCAACTCATCGCTGCTCGGCAGCAGGTCGGCGAACGCCTCCCACAGCTGTCCCGCGTCACGAGGCTCGTAGGTCGCCACAACGTCCTTGCCCAAGTCCTCGACGCTCAACGGCTCGGCAGGCGTCGTACGAACCCAGTAACCTGCGGCCCCGCAGTCCCAGACCGCGAAACCGCGAACGTGACCTTTGGCCAGCGGATCCGCGCCCCACCCGCACGTCACTCGCCAGGTCGCTTGGATCGACCCGATCACACCGATGAGCAGTGCGCGGTCCTCGTCGGGCATGTCCGGAAAGGTCTCGTCGAGGCCCGTGAGGGCGGCGGCACGTAGGTCATCCCAGCCCGACCCCGTCTGCCCGCCCATCAGCAGCAAGATGTCGCTCAACGCCCCGAACGGCACCTGGAACGGACGAGCCACACTCGGCACCTCCCGACGGCGAAGACCGGTGAGGGCCTTGAGGATCCACAGCAGCTGCGGCAGCTCCTCGCGCTGATAGACCAGCTCGTCGGTCTCCGGATCGGTGCCCGGCCAAGGGTCGGTGAACCAGATGTCTTCCTCGTGGAGGGCGAGGGTTGAGTACGTCGGTCCGTGGGCGCTCGTCGTCTCGATCGTGATCTGCATCATGGGTTGCGTCATCACGCGAGCGAGATCCAGCACCAGCGGATGCGGAACCTCGCCTTCGACGAAGAGCTCGCTCTTGACCAGGGTGGTCAGCACCCGCTTGTCGGCATCGACCAGCTCTCCGGTGGTCGATCGCCGCAGGACGTCGAGCTGGGTCGGGCTCAGCCGTACCCGCTGACGCAGCGCATCGATGCTCGGCACACCTACCTCCATCACATGAGTTGGTTCAGGTTCTACACATGGTGCGGCCGCATGCCCGCACCCCTCACCGGACGGAGCGAGCCGTCCTCGGCGTTCCCTTGGCGGTCAAGATCGTGCGACAGCGGTCGAGGACGTCGTCATCGCTGACGCTGACATATCGCACCGCTGCACCTCCGTCGGCATCCTCAGACACCACCACGCGCTGCTCAGACACGAACGCCGCCAGGTCCGCCACACCCGTACCGCCGATGGACGAGGCCACCACCGCATCAGAGAGGGGTACAAGGACCTCGTCGTCCTCCGCGATCTGCGCACGGGTCAAGGTGAGATCCAGAGAACCGCTGTGGTCGCTGGGGATCGGGACGAGCCAGTCGGCAAGACGCAGCGCTGTCTCCTCGGTCGGGGCGAGGGTGAAGGTGTGCATGCCGTCCGGACCGATCTCCTCGGCCAACCACACGCCGCCGGGCTGCTCGAACAGCACCAGCCAGTCGCCGTCCGACTGAGTGTGTCGCTCACCCGTCCGCAGGGACTCAGCTCCGCGTCGCAGGGTGACGAGAGCGAGCAGCGAGGGGTCCGGACGGTCGGCCTGGGGAGCGCGCGCGGTCAACGTGCGCTGCACGCTGGCCAGCACCGCGGTCCGCTCATCGGCAGACAACGCCGACAGCCAGGGATGCGGCAGACCGAGCGCTGAGGGATCACCATCCAGAACGGCCATCTCCTCGTCCGTGAACGTGCCGAGTCCGAGCGCCTCGTGGGAGGCACGCTCGAGGAGCTCGACGCGCACGGCGGCGACTTCAGGATCGGTGGCGAGCGCAAGGACGTCGTCGGGTACGTCGTCGTGCTGGGCAAGTGTGGACGTCACGTCGCGATGGTGCCTTCGATCACGGACCGAACCCCGTCGGACCCCAACGGCCCGCCGATGGCGACGGTCGAGTGGCCGCCGCCGGCCATGACCTCGAGCTTGCGCGGCGGGTGCGGCTCCAGACCCGGCATCCGCGCCAACGTGCTCCCCTTGCTGCTGCCAGCGTCCAGCTCGGCGCGCCGCGCGGGCTCGGGACAGATCACGTAGTGCGGCGAGCGATGGCCCTCGGGTGCGGTTTCTGGGGGCGTACGTTGATAGATCGGCATGTCTGCCCGCGGCGCGCTCTGACCACTCTGGGCTGAGTGGAGGGCGGCGCTCCACGCTTGCACTGGCGACATACCGTCCGCGCCCGGCACCCAGTCGTCACTCAGCCTGTTGAGAGTCGTGACGCAGGCGTGCTTGGCCTGCCGGAGGTTGAACAAGGCGGTCTCCAGGTCGAGCGGCTGACCATCAGCGCCAACCGGACGAATGGTCGCGCGTAGATCGCCCGCCGGGCCGTGTGGTGGGTCCGCGATCATCTTGCGGTCGTCCCAGAGGTGTTCGCGCATCGGACCCACGCCCTTCGGTGGGTTGGCGACCATGCGTGGACCATCATTGCCGCCAATCTCGGCGTGGATCGGGTCGGCGGTCATCCGCGGCCCATCGGCCGGGAGACTGTGACGGTCGGTGGCGATCGGCATGCGGACCGGGCCACCGATCTTCTTGTGGTGATCCTCCTCGGCGTCGAAGGCGAGCTGCGCGTCTTCGAGAGCATCGG includes these proteins:
- a CDS encoding CGNR zinc finger domain-containing protein; amino-acid sequence: MLFAHDTEVALAYAAALVNTQADGPRSVEELPDVAALDALVDEWGWTGERRHDELELAQVRALRPRLREVWSTDVHGVVRIVNGLLAEAQALPQLVKHDEWDYHLHATTPDAPLATRMAVEAAMALADVVRADEVARLQVCAADDCEDVLVDLSKNRSRRYCDAGCGNRVNVAAYRARQSARD
- a CDS encoding EamA family transporter; this translates as MTDTQPIAVPTGPAGATSPRTSPGRLALTLALVSAAAFGTSGPFGKALFEGGWSPAAAVTARIGIAALVLAIPTALELRGRWHLLRKNLGVVLIYGMTGVAGCQLFYFVAVDHLSVGVALLLEYLSPVLLVGYAWATTRRRPSPLTIAGAGCALAGLALVLNVFGDVSLNLIGVAFGLAAAFCSAAYFVVASHSHDESLPPLALAGAGMAAGVLPLLAVGALGLLPMDASTEDVPFAGHQVSFLVPLLGIAVLAAAFAYVTGVLSARMLGSRLASFLALSEVLFAVLFAWWFLGELPLPIQLSGGALIIIGVLLVRASDDTAAA
- a CDS encoding prepilin peptidase yields the protein MALSSVVLYGWLRRLRYRTDDDEATRPPPRHWWVVVAVPLGAALLAHRMDTDQPVAATWVYASTLIPLAALVAIDADVQRLPDVITLPLVVAVVCALTTCSASEDRWSSLTRAAVCGGGWLIAFGALWFVAGDRGVGLGDVKLAPALGLMLGWLSWAAAVVAVYVMVLSAAAYAITLIATGRGGRGTRFAYGPFMVLGAVIGFLVG